The following proteins are co-located in the Candida dubliniensis CD36 chromosome 3, complete sequence genome:
- a CDS encoding uracil-DNA glycosylase, mitochondrial precursor, putative (Similar to S. cerevisiae UNG1;~In S. cerevisiae: racil-DNA glycosylase, required for repair of uracil in DNA formed by spontaneous cytosine deamination, not required for strand-specific mismatch repair, cell-cycle regulated, expressed in late G1, localizes to mitochondria and nucleus) encodes MLIKCSSQFARSSISNRKIIQTRKIHPIHQQMSKRVLITDFFRNKSDSNKKIKVSNRVRNEPLVPEGRTAMESAKEDGEPVENDQPVEKVQETTTSLIPSDKLPESGGYAEFCKEHHFDKIAWIKSLTTEQREILQLEINHLHVTWLAFLHKELTKPYFIALKKFLKSQSNKTIFPPSDKIYSWSHLTPLPNVKCLILGQDPYHNYNQAHGLAFSVLEPTRPPPSLLNIYKTLAIDYPQFQIPDYNKLSKEGKPGGGNLTKWAERGVLMLNAVLTVEAHKANSHANQGWELFTEQVIKVAIDYHSKNNKGFAIMAWGSPAQKRVAKYSKQLNDSNHFLVLRTVHPSPLSAHRGFFDSKVFLKCNEWLAKHKKDKIDWGIIDGNIVE; translated from the coding sequence ATGCTAATCAAGTGCTCGTCACAATTCGCTCGTTCAAGTATAAGTAATAGAAAGATCATCCAAACGCGAAAGATACACCCtattcatcaacaaatgtCCAAACGTGTACTCATCACTGATTTTTTCCGCAATAAGTCTGACTCCAATAAAAAGATAAAGGTACTGAATAGAGTTAGAAATGAACCTTTAGTCCCTGAAGGTCGGACTGCAATGGAATCTGCCAAAGAAGATGGAGAACCAGTGGAAAATGATCAACCAGTCGAGAAGGTTCAAGAAACCACCACATCTTTAATTCCTTCTGATAAGTTACCCGAGTCTGGAGGTTACGCTGAATTTTGTAAGGAGCACCactttgataaaattgCATGGATCAAGTCATTGACCACTGAGCAACGAGAAATTTTGCAACTAGAGATTAATCATTTACACGTAACGTGGCTTGCTTTTCTTCACAAAGAATTAACGAAACCGTATTTTATAGCtttgaaaaagtttttGAAATCCCAACTGAACAAGACTATATTCCCTCCCAGTGACAAAATATATTCGTGGTCACATTTGACTCCATTACCAAATGTCAAGTGCTTAATTTTGGGACAAGATCCTTATCATAACTATAACCAGGCCCATGGGTTAGCATTTTCAGTGTTAGAGCCAACCCGGCCACCACCATCTTTATTGAACATTTACAAGACATTGGCTATTGATTATccacaatttcaaattccagattacaacaaattatcaaaGGAGGGCAAACCCGGTGGCGGTAATTTGACAAAGTGGGCCGAAAGAGGGGTATTAATGCTAAATGCGGTTCTTACAGTTGAAGCGCATAAAGCCAATAGTCATGCTAATCAAGGATGGGAATTATTCACGGAGCAAGTAATCAAGGTTGCTATTGATTACCATAGTAAAAACAATAAGGGTTTTGCTATTATGGCATGGGGATCTCCCGCTCAGAAAAGGGTAGCAAAGTACAGCAAACAGTTAAACGATAGTAATCACTTCTTGGTTTTGAGAACTGTTCATCCTTCACCATTATCTGCTCATAGAGGGTTTTTTGATCTGAAagtttttttaaaatgtAACGAATGGCTAGCCAAACATAAAAAGGACAAAATTGACTGGGGTATTATTGACGGGAATATAGTAGAATGA
- a CDS encoding oligosaccharyltransferase complex subunit, putative (Similar to S. cerevisiae OST6;~In S. cerevisiae: subunit of the oligosaccharyltransferase complex of the ER lumen, which catalyzes asparagine-linked glycosylation of newly synthesized proteins): protein MQIVNYIIGLLLYFEVALCSSRSAIKLTELAKESDNYIIDVYNSDLSILEGPRDYFTVLIFTSSNAAHNCKQCEGVKNVVAKVARSWFSDHVDSHLLTFINIDLNDPKNGKLFNLIGLQTVPHIWLVAPNPSRDYGDPNKILEDAHLEFKMPQVPQDKQALEFAQFLSEQLQKPILIRDEDALAKFIKTFVITFSVIVIIRKKGPSRITATKKKTILSLVAIAIVLLFTCGYQFTIQNSVPFVAKSDKGGVVLISGGQYYQFGIETFLVGANYASLAGALLLLTYIGRYKVTEKSFIASEDIKVFLVLFVTISIYLLYSCLTSIVLRKDQGYPYSFTKLF, encoded by the coding sequence ATGCAGATTGTGAACTACATTATAGGACTTTTGCTATACTTTGAGGTAGCCTTATGTAGCTCGCGTTCAGCAATCAAATTAACGGAATTAGCTAAAGAAAGTGACAATTATATCATTGATGTTTACAATAGTGATTTATCGATTCTTGAAGGACCTAGAGATTATTTCACAGTTCTAATATTTACATCTTCAAATGCTGCCCATAACTGTAAACAATGTGAAGGGGTTAAAAATGTTGTTGCTAAAGTAGCGAGGTCATGGTTTTCCGACCATGTTGATTCTCATTTGTTAACATTTATCAACATAGACTTAAATGATCCAAAAAATGGTAAgctttttaatttaattggcCTACAAACAGTTCCTCATATCTGGCTAGTTGCTCCAAACCCGTCAAGAGACTATGGTGATCCAAACAAAATTCTAGAAGATGCTCATCTTGAGTTTAAAATGCCTCAAGTACCACAGGATAAACAGGCATTAGAATTTGCTCAGTTCCTAAGTGAACAATTACAGAAACCCATTTTAATAAGAGACGAAGACGCGTTGGCCAAGTTTATAAAGACATTTGTCATTACTTTTTCCGTTATAGTGATAATCAGAAAAAAGGGCCCAAGCAGAATTACCGCaactaaaaagaaaacgaTTCTCAGTCTAGTTGCAATTGCGATTGTTCTTTTGTTTACTTGTGGATACCAGTTTACTATCCAGAATTCTGTGCCGTTTGTCGCCAAAAGCGATAAAGGAGGTGTTGTGTTGATTAGTGGCGgtcaatattatcaatttggGATTGAAACTTTCCTTGTCGGTGCTAATTATGCCCTGTTGGCAGGTGcgttgttattattaaccTACATTGGACGTTATAAAGTTACAGAGAAGAGTTTTATTGCAAGTGAAGACATCAAAGTATTCTTGGTCTTGTTTGTCACTATCtctatttatttgttgtacAGTTGCTTAACAAGTATTGTGCTTCGAAAAGATCAGGGATATCCCTACAGCTTTACTAAATTGTTTTGA
- a CDS encoding vacuolar membrane protein, putative translates to MSTTDNIKITILRYIRAFFIPDTTLHSRQKWILGLINLAAVVIFWVSSSFLVNAVVEDDTYRKPFFITYINTSCFCFYVIPYLRIEKLSIREFIDKFTQEYQYSKVNHKSKQDLIEDYGSRDNIAALEEQTLRVIDSNEVAEEGNEDQNINIFETAKLSLQFIVLWFSANLVTNASLSYTSVASQTILSSTSSFFTLLIGYLVSIEKINQNKILGILLSFAGVLIVTKADATEDNPNTDNSALLILWGNILALLGALIYGIYTILLKFKITIPHSKKEKNLNTHLFFGFVGIFCLIFLWPMVVMLNYFGIEKFELPPTSSVATIIVANAVITFVSDFCWCNAVLLTSPLTVTVGLSMTIPLAMVGDWVFKQFELNLLYVFGAAIVTTGFLIINKDEEEDFVESD, encoded by the coding sequence ATGTCAACAACAGACAACATCAAAATCACCATACTAAGGTATATACGTGCATTTTTTATTCCGGATACCACGCTACATTCCCGACAAAAATGGATACTAGGGTTGATTAACCTTGCCGCAGTTGTTATATTTTGGGTGCTGTCCAGTTTCCTAGTCAATGCAGTTGTTGAGGATGATACTTATAGAAAACCATTTTTCATCACTTATATCAACACAAGCTGCTTCTGTTTCTACGTCATACCATATTTGcgaattgaaaaattatctatacgagaatttattgataagtTTACCCAGGAATACCAGTATAGTAAGGTAAATCATAAACTGAAACAAGATTTGATTGAAGATTACGGATCGAGAGATAACATAGCAGCATTGGAAGAGCAAACATTACGAGTTATTGATTCCAACGAAGTGGCTGAAGAAGGAAACGAAGAccaaaatatcaatatattcGAAACAGCAAAGTTATCTTTACAGTTTATTGTGTTATGGTTTTCTGCCAACTTGGTTACTAACGCATCTTTGTCGTATACTTCTGTGGCATCACAAActatattatcatcaacatcatcttTCTTTACTTTACTCATTGGATACTTGgtatcaattgaaaaaattaaccAGAACAAGATATTAGGTATATTGTTGAGTTTTGCTGGGGTTTTGATTGTTACAAAAGCTGATGCAACTGAGGATAACCCTAATACCGATAATTCAGCTCTACTTATACTATGGGGCAATATACTTGCATTGTTAGGTGCATTGATTTATGGAATCTACACGATCTTACTAAAATTCAAGATTACCATACCTCACTCCaagaaggaaaagaatttaaacACGCATTTGTTCTTTGGATTTGTTGGAatcttttgtttaatattcTTATGGCCCATGGTAGTGatgttgaattattttgggattgaaaaatttgagCTACCACCCACATCAAGTGTGGCGACGATTATAGTGGCGAATGCAGTCATCACTTTTGTGAGTGATTTCTGTTGGTGTAATGCTGTATTATTAACGAGCCCATTGACAGTTACAGTGGGATTGTCGATGACAATACCTTTGGCTATGGTTGGTGATTGGGTATTTAAACAATTCGAATTAAATCTTTTGTATGTATTTGGGGCCGCGATTGTCACCACTGGTTTCCTAATCATCAATAAGGATGAGGAGGaagattttgttgaaagCGATTGA
- a CDS encoding DNA repair protein, putative (Similar to S. cerevisiae APN1;~In S. cerevisiae: major apurinic/apyrimidinic endonuclease, 3'-repair diesterase involved in repair of DNA damage by oxidation and alkylating agents; also functions as a 3'-5' exonuclease to repair 7,8-dihydro-8-oxodeoxyguanosine) yields the protein MSGGISNAVLNAMDIGANSFALFLKSPRKWVSPDIKEEEVKKFHELCEKYGYNSRTDILPHGSYFINLGNPDPEKEEKAYESFLDDLKRCEKLNIGMYNFHPGSSLDGDHKESLVRLAKNINKAIKETEFVKIVIENMAGHGNLIGSNLQDIKDVIVMVEEKSRVGVCLDTCHSFAAGYDISDKEKFEEFLKQFDEIIGAEYLSAIHLNDSKAPLGANRDLHQKLGYGFLGLEVFRVIANSDRLKNIPIILETPVGNDDSVYGEEIKLLEWLEGKSIDDPDFIAKKNELLKLGGKERAEHLKKFEAKNAKAEKKSTKRKNGEDIRSVLGKKAKRKE from the coding sequence ATGTCCGGTGGAATATCAAACGCGGTACTCAATGCCATGGACATTGGTGCCAACAGCTTTGCATTGTTTCTTAAATCGCCACGAAAATGGGTTTCTCCGGATATTAAAGAGGAAGAGgtgaaaaaatttcatgAATTATGTGAAAAGTATGGTTATAATTCCAGAACAGACATTTTGCCACATGGCTCTTACTTTATCAATTTAGGTAATCCTGATCCtgaaaaggaagaaaaagcTTATGAGTCATTTcttgatgatttgaaaagatGTGAAAAACTAAACATTGGAATGTACAATTTTCATCCTGGTTCTAGTTTAGATGGGGATCATAAGGAGTCGTTGGTACGCTTGGCCAAGAATATTAACAAAGCAATTAAGGAAACTGAGTTTGTTAAAATAGTCATTGAGAATATGGCAGGTCATGGGAACTTGATTGGTTCTAATTTGCAAGACATTAAGGATGTGATTGTTATGGTTGAAGAGAAATCTAGAGTTGGTGTGTGTTTGGATACATGTCATTCATTTGCTGCTGGTTATGATATCTCAGACAAGGAAAAgtttgaagaatttttaaagCAATTCGACGAGATAATAGGTGCCGAGTATTTAAGTGCCATCCatttaaatgattcaaaGGCACCACTCGGTGCAAATCGAGACTTGCATCAAAAATTGGGATATGGCTTTTTGGGATTAGAGGTTTTCCGAGTGATTGCAAATAGTGATAGATTGAAAAACATTCCAATTATTTTAGAGACCCCGGTGGGAAATGATGACTCGGTTTATGGAGAAGAAATCAAGTTATTAGAATGGCTAGAGGGTAAATCCATTGATGACCCTGACTTTATTGCCAAAAAGAATGAACTTTTAAAGTTAGGCGGCAAAGAACGCGCAGAGCACTTGAAGAAGTTCGAAGCAAAGAATGCTAAGGCCgaaaagaaatcaacaaaaaggaaaaatgGAGAGGATATTAGGAGTGTTCTTGGTAAGAAAGCTAAAAGGAAGGAATAA
- a CDS encoding nuclear pore complex subunit, putative (Similar to S. cerevisiae NUP116;~In S. cerevisiae: subunit of the nuclear pore complex (NPC) that is localized to both sides of the pore) has product MFGGGASSGFGGFGSNSTTNNSPFGGAGGAATTNTASSPFASANTNTTGGGIFGSNVNSSTGFGGANAFGASSNTNTTSAFGANTGGGLFGSTSNGTSSSPFGQQQQQQQQPQQTTSAFGSGNNSGSVFGSSATGGGLFGSKPATSTFGGFGTTAANTSSPFGASTTNAFGGGAGVDPNINNGTAGKQFTPFTEKDSANMTNVFQNICCMPEYKNFSFEELRLKDYEQGRRFPPAGATASAGFGGAAGTNATGGGFGFGTGASPFGGGAAGATNPSGSAFGSAFGSTFGNKPAGTSPFGAASTTGAFGTTNQNQSPFGSNTAGSFGSGTSNTFGGGANSTFGKPATGFGSSGGVFGSNTNTGGTGGGLFGSGGNAFGGQISSGFGTANNNSPFGQAQSNNAFGGASNNSPFGQSNTQQQQQQQSGGLFGSGTGTAFGSNTGGSTFGSNNTGFGAGGNAFGQQGNTGFGANKPATTGFGSSTSGGLFGQQNQQQQQQQPGVTGGLFGQNQQQNAGSGLFGAKPAGGSMFGQSNTNASGGGLFGGQQNTSTTGGGLFGSKPATSGGLFGGQQPGQAQQGGGLFGQQSQQNTPEGGLFGNKPAGSTTANGGGLFGNKAATGGGLFGGQQQQQQQQPQQSQLGGGLFGAKPGTTAPQGGGLFGGQQQTTNVGGGLFGGGAASTGGLFGAKANTNATANSNLTGGLFGGATTVQQQPQQAQQALASISSQNPYGNNPLFQSITGTSSQQQQQQQQQANNLPQFSLVKSAAPIKKAVTLGSTSQKVTPLFKVSSLPTKTSTELVKDDVYKNKKTDDLFSAATDQAIISSDIFRPKESFKSLVLDKSKASNALLTGSSSGPTKQVTFVLDKSDSKELSASTPEPLEKTDKDKLELQAEQEKQQQDQVQDSDVDKDGYWMSPSLSELKKKSLLELKSITKFKIGRKHYGELEFLEPVDLTSIVNLDDIAGNLVTFSNKTCVVYPDDNKPKPGEGLNLPARITLEGCYPINKADKLPILDPKSEIVKRHIENLKTIPEMKFVSYDPTNGHWTFEVQEMD; this is encoded by the coding sequence ATGTTTGGAGGAGGAGCATCATCAGGTTTTGGAGGATTTGGTTCTAACtcaacaaccaacaattcGCCGTTTGGAGGTGCAGGTGGTGCCGCTACAACTAATACTGCGTCATCACCGTTTGCATCAGCTAATACAAACACAACAGGAGGTGGTATTTTTGGTAGCAATGTCAATTCCTCAACAGGGTTTGGAGGAGCCAATGCATTTGGTGCTAGCTCGAACACAAACACCACACTGGCATTTGGAGCTAATACTGGAGGTGGACTTTTCGGTTCTACGTCAAACGGTACCAGTTCATCCCCGTTTggtcaacaacaacagcagcaacaacaaccacagCAAACCACATCTGCATTTGGCTCTGGCAATAATTCAGGGTCTGTCTTTGGATCATCAGCTACTGGAGGTGGTTTATTTGGGAGTAAACCAGCTACTTCGACATTTGGTGGTTTTGGAACCACTGCTGCTAATACATCTTCACCTTTTGGAGCATCTACAACAAATGCTTTTGGCGGTGGAGCAGGTGTTGAtccaaatatcaataatggTACTGCAGGAAAACAATTTACTCCATTCACAGAAAAGGACTCTGCAAACATGACTAATGTTTTCCAAAACATTTGTTGTATGCCagaatataaaaatttctcttttgaagaattgagaTTAAAGGATTATGAACAAGGAAGAAGATTTCCACCAGCAGGTGCTACTGCAAGTGCTGGCTTTGGTGGTGCTGCGGGTACCAATGCTACTGGAGGGGGATTTGGGTTTGGTACAGGGGCTTCACCTTTTGGAGGTGGCGCTGCTGGAGCAACAAACCCTTCAGGTTCTGCTTTTGGATCAGCGTTTGGGTCAACTTTTGGCAATAAGCCAGCTGGTACCTCTCCTTTTGGGGCTGCTTCTACAACAGGGGCATTTGGAACTACAAATCAGAACCAGTCACCTTTTGGTTCTAATACAGCAGGATCATTTGGTTCGGGTACATCCAATACTTTTGGAGGTGGTGCTAACAGCACTTTTGGTAAACCTGCCACAGGATTCGGTTCTTCCGGAGGGGTATTTGGTAGTAACACCAACACTGGGGGTACAGGTGGTGGTTTATTCGGGTCTGGTGGTAATGCTTTTGGTGGTCAAATCTCATCAGGATTTGGAACTGCCAATAACAATTCCCCATTTGGCCAGGCTCAATCAAACAACGCATTTGGTGGGGCAAGCAATAATTCGCCATTTGGTCAGAGCAAcacacaacaacaacaacaacagcaatcAGGGGGGTTATTTGGAAGTGGAACTGGTACTGCATTTGGTTCAAATACTGGAGGATCTACTTTTGGTTCAAACAACACGGGATTTGGTGCTGGTGGTAATGCTTTTGGTCAACAAGGAAATACTGGGTTTGGAGCAAATAAACCAGCAACTACAGGATTTGGATCATCTACATCAGGAGGTTTATTTGGgcaacaaaatcaacaacaacaacaacaacaaccaggTGTCACAGGAGGTTTATTTGGACAgaaccaacaacaaaatgCTGGAAGTGGATTGTTTGGTGCTAAACCTGCTGGTGGTTCAATGTTTGGACAAAGTAATACCAATGCATCCGGCGGAGGTTTGTTTGGTGGTCAACAGAATACCTCAACTACTGGTGGGGGGTTATTTGGGTCAAAGCCTGCCACTTCGGGTGGGTTGTTTGGTGGTCAACAACCAGGACAAGCACAACAAGGAGGAGGGTTGTTTGGTCAACAAAGTCAACAAAACACGCCAGAAGGTGGATTGTTTGGAAACAAGCCGGCTGGATCAACCACGGCAAATGGTGGTGGGTTGTTTGGTAATAAAGCGGCAACTGGGGGTGGATTGTTTGGTggtcaacaacaacaacaacagcagcaaccGCAACAGTCGCAGTTGGGAGGTGGCTTATTTGGAGCCAAACCTGGAACAACTGCGCCACAGGGTGGTGGATTATTTGGTGGCCAGCAACAAACAACTAATGTTGGAGGTGGCTTGTTTGGAGGCGGTGCAGCATCAACAGGTGGATTATTTGGAGCAAAGGCAAATACCAATGCGACAGCAAATTCTAATTTGACAGGAGGATTATTTGGAGGCGCGACAACTGTACAACAACAGCCTCAACAAGCACAACAGGCATTGGCTAGTATCAGTTCTCAAAATCCTTATGGTAACAACCCTCTTTTCCAATCCATAACGGGAACATCatcacaacaacagcagcagcagcaacaacaagcaAATAATCTTCCACAGTTTTCATTAGTTAAATCTGCAGCACCTATTAAGAAAGCGGTTACTCTTGGAAGTACTTCACAGAAGGTTACTCCGTTGTTCAAGGTGAGTTCATTACCAACAAAAACGTCGACTGAATTGGTAAAGGATGATGTAtataagaataagaaaaCAGATGATTTGTTTTCCGCTGCTACTGACCAGGCAATTATATCTTCTGATATTTTTAGACCAAAGGAAAGTTTCAAAAGTTTGGTTTTAGATAAATCTAAAGCTTCTAATGCTTTATTAACGGGTCTGTCATCAGGTCCAACAAAGCAGGTAACATTTGTTTTGGATAAATCAGATTCGAAAGAATTATCTGCATCCACACCAGAACCTTTAGAGAAAACCgataaagataaattggaattgcaagcagaacaagaaaaacaacAGCAAGATCAAGTTCAGGATTCTGATGTTGACAAAGATGGATATTGGATGTCACCTTCACTTctggaattgaaaaagaagtcACTTCTTGAATTAAAATCTATCACTAAATTTAAGATTGGTAGAAAACATTATGGTGAATTAGAATTCCTTGAGCCAGTAGATTTAACTTCTATTGTCAATTTAGATGACATTGCTGGAAATTTAGTTACATTCTCCAACAAAACTTGTGTTGTTTACCCAGATGATAACAAGCCTAAACCTGGAGAAGGATTAAACTTACCGGCACGAATCACGTTAGAAGGATGTtatccaataaataaagCTGATAAATTGCCAATATTAGATCCCAAAAGTGAGATTGTCAAACGTCACATAGAGAATTTAAAGACGATACCAGAGATGAAATTTGTTAGTTACGATCCGACAAATGGTCATTGGACATTTGAAGTGCAGGAAATGGATTAA
- a CDS encoding glycogen synthesis initiator protein, putative (Similar to S. cerevisiae GLG2;~In S. cerevisiae: self-glucosylating initiator of glycogen synthesis, also glucosylates n-dodecyl-beta-D-maltoside; similar to mammalian glycogenin), with product MSYAYATLLIGESYLPGVLTLGNRLKQLGTKHKLLVLLDTSSISLQSKQLIESIYDELIPIDDQLILSPLQKLTEQLQRQELTISYSKILLWNQLNYDSIVFLDADVLPLQNLDQLFIGYDIDNNQIGAASDSGWPDIFNSGVFKLKPNKQTFEQLLEFSVDPSNTFDGGDQGLFNEFFKLENWIRLPYLYNVTPNYRQDYQYLPAFNRFFKDIKVLHFIGQVKPWHYENVLASDLANFHQYWWDEFNKFIGDDVALKYRLLNLPRGEATKLKFGKTLNAWDKKDIDQGTELVEVEEEEEEVSHSPIFPWEHRQEKRQATRVFQNIPTTSTTGNDFGKSDAEEEQ from the coding sequence ATGTCTTATGCTTATGCCACTCTTTTAATAGGAGAATCCTATTTACCAGGTGTTTTAACTTTGGGGAACAGATTAAAACAGTTGGGCACGAAACATaaattgttggttttattAGATACCagttcaatttcattacaAAGCAAACAATTAATCGAATCAATTtatgatgaattaattcCTATTGatgatcaattgattttatctCCATTGCAGAAGTTAACTGAACAATTGCAACGACAAGAATTAACAATTAGTTATTCAAAGATTTTATTATggaatcaattaaattatgattcaattgtttttcttgatGCCGACGTATTACCATTACAAAATTTAgatcaattgtttattggttatgatattgataataaccAGATTGGTGCTGCTTCTGATTCCGGATGGCCagatatttttaattccGGGGTATTCAAGTTGAAACCTAATAAACAGACatttgaacaattattggaatttAGTGTTGATCCAAGCAATACTTTTGATGGTGGCGATCAAGGATtgtttaatgaatttttcaagttGGAAAATTGGATAAGGTTAccttatttatataatgtGACGCCTAATTATCGTCAAGATTATCAGTATTTACCAGCATTCAATAGATTTTTTAAGGATATTAAAGTATTACATTTTATTGGTCAAGTGAAACCTTGGCATTATGAAAATGTTTTAGCAAGTGATTTAGccaattttcatcaatattggTGGGACGAATTCAATAAGTTTATTGGAGATGATGTTGCATTGAAGTATAGATTGTTGAATTTACCTAGAGGTGAAGCAACAAAGTTGAAGTTTGGTAAAACTTTGAATGCATGGGATAAGAAAGATATTGACCAAGGCACTGAATTGGTGGAAGTcgaagaggaagaggaagaagtTAGTCACAGTCCAATTTTCCCTTGGGAACATCGTCAGGAGAAAAGACAAGCAACTCGTGTTTTCCAAAATATTCCTACTACTTCTACCACTGGTAAtgattttggaaaatcTGATGCAGAGGAAGAACAATAA